From one Trifolium pratense cultivar HEN17-A07 linkage group LG1, ARS_RC_1.1, whole genome shotgun sequence genomic stretch:
- the LOC123903130 gene encoding pathogenesis-related protein PR-4-like, whose translation MESTQKVLSLLVLCFLMGTMLVSAQSATNVRATYNNYNPQNINWDYNTASVYCATWDANQPLSWRSKYGWTAFCGPAGPTGRDSCGKCLSVTNTATGAQATVRIVDQCSNGGLDLDVNVFNQIDTNGQGYQNGYLTVNYSFVNCGD comes from the exons ATGGAGAGCACACAGAAAGTTTTAAGCTTGTTGGTATTATGTTTCCTTATGGGAACAATGTTAGTGAGTGCTCAGAGTGCAACTAATGTTAGAGCAACATACAATAATTACAATCCTCAGAATATTAATTGGGACTATAACACTGCCAGTGTATACTGTGCTACATGGGATGCTAATCAGCCTTTGTCTTGGCGTAGCAAATACGGTTGGACTGCCTTTTGTGGACCCGCTGGACCTACAGGAAGAGATTCTTGCGGCAAATGTTTAAGT GTGACAAATACTGCAACTGGAGCTCAAGCAACCGTGAGAATAGTGGATCAATGCTCTAATGGAGGGTTGGACTTAGATGTGAATGTCTTCAATCAAATTGATACAAATGGACAGGGTTACCAAAATGGCTATCTTACAGTTAACTATAGCTTTGTTAATTGTGGTGattga
- the LOC123888853 gene encoding major pollen allergen Ole e 10-like, translating to MDRTIWQFALSSLCILSGISASLGGGQWCVANKGASNSDLQVALNYACCQGGADCSQIQPGAICYEPNTLLDHASYAFNDYYQKHPTPSSCVFGGTATLTSNDPSHGNCHYASSGSSSSPGSDSATSAVLSLSLLFTCGLLVSLHFK from the exons ATGGATCGTACAATTTGGCAGTTTGCTCTATCCTCTTTGTGCATTCTTTCAG GAATATCTGCATCATTAGGTGGTGGACAATGGTGTGTGGCTAACAAAGGAGCTTCAAACTCTGATCTACAAGTAGCTCTTAATTATGCTTGTTGTCAAGGAGGTGCAGATTGCTCACAAATTCAACCTGGAGCAATCTGTTATGAACCAAACACTCTCCTTGATCATGCTTCTTATGCCTTCAATGACTACTATCAAAAGCATCCGACACCTTCCAGTTGTGTATTTGGAGGAACCGCGACGCTTACAAGCAATGATCCAA GTCATGGAAACTGCCATTATGCATCATCCGGTTCAAg CTCATCTCCAGGATCGGACTCAGCCACATCTGCTGTTCTTTCTTTGTCATTGTTATTCACATGTGGTCTCTTGGTTTCACTTCACTTCAAGTAG